One part of the Musa acuminata AAA Group cultivar baxijiao chromosome BXJ1-5, Cavendish_Baxijiao_AAA, whole genome shotgun sequence genome encodes these proteins:
- the LOC103984307 gene encoding transcription factor bHLH168 gives MASSGGTEKLERKTVEKNRRIHMKNLCSKLSSLIPVSKNTVTQKDQLDQAFDYIKDLKERVDRLRELKEMRSRVMIGFRPAQVEVRNLDPNLEVILVCGSRTRFMFHEVISVLEEEGVEVINASFSTVGDRIFHSIHCQAISTRIGLDPSRIDQRLKQLVR, from the exons ATGGCGAGTAGTGGTGGAACCGAGAAGCTTGAGAGGAAGACGGTGGAGAAGAACAGAAGAATCCACATGAAGAACCTCTGCTCCAAGCTCAGTTCCCTCATCCCCGTGTCCAAG AATACAGTGACACAGAAAGATCAGCTGGACCAAGCTTTCGACTACATCAAGGACCTGAAAGAGAGAGTGGACAGGCTGAGGGAGCTCAAGGAAATGAGAAGTCGTGTGATGATAGGCTTCCGACCGGCCCAGGTTGAAGTAAGAAACTTGGATCCTAACTTGGAGGTGATTCTTGTTTGTGGGTCGAGGACAAGATTCATGTTTCACGAGGTCATCAGCGTCCTTGAGGAAGAAGGTGTGGAGGTCATCAATGCCAGTTTCAGCACTGTGGGTGACAGGATCTTCCACTCCATTCATTGTCAG GCCATTAGTACAAGAATTGGTTTAGATCCATCGAGGATAGACCAGAGATTGAAACAATTAGTTCGTTGA